The stretch of DNA TTGGTTACTTTTCCTTTTAATTCGTTTTTGCTTTCTTCAAAAGTTGGAATTGGCTTTTTGTCTAATCGTTTAATAATGTGCCAACCATATTGAGTTTTAACGGGCGCAGTATAATCTCCGTTATTTTGTAACCCAAAAGCAGCTTTTTCAAATTCCATCACCATTCTTCCGGTACCAAATAAAGGAAGTTTACCACCTTCTTTTGCTGAACCTTTGTCGTCGGATTGTTGACGGGCTAATTCTTCAAAATTTTCGCCGGCTTTAAGTTTGCTATAAATCTCTTCGATCTTTTGTTTAGCGGCAACTGAATCGGCTGCAGATTGACCTTTTTGAGATTTAACCATGATGTGCTCGCACATTATTTGTCCTTGCGCTTCACGCTTATCAACTACCTTAATTAAGTGATAACCAAAACGAGTGCGCACAGGCATTGAAACCTCTCCAATTTTAGTAGTATAGGCAGCTGTTTCAAAAGGATACACCATTTGCATGGAAGTAAAATATCCCAAGTCGCCGGCATTTTCTTTAGCCGAAGGATCTTGTGAATTCTCGCGCGCAACTTTTGCAAAATCTTCCCCTTTTAAAATTCGAGTTCGAAGAGCAAGTGTTGTATTGTAAGCTTTTAGCGTATCTTTTGGTAAGGCGCTTGCATCCAATTTAATTAATATATGACTAGCTCTCACATCCGTTTTAGAACGTTCATAAGCTTCGCGCAACAATTGATCGTTTACTTCATTATCGGTTAAATAAGGTTGTGCCAATTGCTTGCGATATCCTTCCAACTCATTTCTAAATTCGGCAGTTGTATCTAAACCCATTTCTTCAGCCTCTTTAACTTTTAGTTTAAAGTTCACAAACAATTGAACATAATCGTCAATCGATTTAGAATCGGCTTCCGTATTTTTTGGATTGTTTTTGTTGTAAATTGATTGAAACTCCGATCGCGTGATATTTTTACCCGCAATGGTCATCAACACTGGGTCTTTATCTTGAGCGAATACTATTCCGGCAGCTGAAATTACTGCAACTGTCAAAAAACCTTTTATACTATTCATTTTCATACTTCTATTATTTATATACTATTATATTGATCAAATTAACTTATTATCTACTGTAATTAGGTGCTTCGCGTGTTATAATTACATCATGAGGATGACTTTCACGTACACCTGCACTTGTAATTTTAATGAATTTTGCATTTTGTAATGCGGTTATATTCGCAGCACCACAATAGCCCATTCCTGCTTTTAAGCCTCCAATAAATTGATGCATCACTTCTTTTAACTGTCCTTTGTATGGAACTCTTCCACTGATTCCTTCCGGTACCAGTTTTTTAAAATCGT from Bacteroidota bacterium encodes:
- a CDS encoding peptidylprolyl isomerase is translated as MNSIKGFLTVAVISAAGIVFAQDKDPVLMTIAGKNITRSEFQSIYNKNNPKNTEADSKSIDDYVQLFVNFKLKVKEAEEMGLDTTAEFRNELEGYRKQLAQPYLTDNEVNDQLLREAYERSKTDVRASHILIKLDASALPKDTLKAYNTTLALRTRILKGEDFAKVARENSQDPSAKENAGDLGYFTSMQMVYPFETAAYTTKIGEVSMPVRTRFGYHLIKVVDKREAQGQIMCEHIMVKSQKGQSAADSVAAKQKIEEIYSKLKAGENFEELARQQSDDKGSAKEGGKLPLFGTGRMVMEFEKAAFGLQNNGDYTAPVKTQYGWHIIKRLDKKPIPTFEESKNELKGKVTKDSRAQKSKESLIAKIKKENNFKENLKARDEFNTLIDSSYFEGTWSKDKASKLNKELFSIADKKYTQLDFANYLENHQTKRPKIDASVLVKSTYEQFVNDNCIAYQETILDKKFPDFKALMQEYRDGILLFDLTDKKVWGKAVKDTAGIEDFIKKTKITTCGKNELKLPFILVQTQQ